From Rhodothermales bacterium, one genomic window encodes:
- a CDS encoding AMP-binding protein gives MVEVFLNRVEQAPQYRPLLFLQEDGTTESTPLGQLHEEALHYARSLRARGVARGDLVILVFPHSGDLITAFLATLYLGALPAIAPYFNPQAPLDVYQGQVQKLVASVGARAVATSAALERTLIPFLAETGCEVVGLAGEQTPADPAPLHPYLAAGHETAYVQFSSGTTSLPKGVMLSHEAVLEYLRTSCDTFAYTEDDVTVGWLPLYHDMGLVTQVLTPLLSGVPSVLISPFHWMRRPEALLSAIDRFRGTISWMPNFAFSYCVRRTQRRDLTGLDLSSWRILGCGSEPIQAESLHRFADRFAPFGFRRSALLAGYGMAENVAGITFSPLDREPDVEWVSVPALQQQRAVPATRGGGDTVALVGCGYPKPGITLRITDEAGQPVPERQVGEVFVQSPCLFEGYLRQPDVTEAAFHGDWFRTGDLGYLAEGQLFLCGRKKDLIIVGGSNVHPEHIEAAARAALGAQAGRLVAFGVPDERAGTERPVLVCEAAQRLPDAERDALAQRVRQRAFDELTIALGEVCFVDKGWIAKTTSGKLARAASRQKYLGLREDRDVSRSEGPLDTAPAGSPQVLERQLQTLFETQLGVHPIDPSDNLFTVGGDSIQIMSALAEIEARTGRDVPLEAWMQDPTIAHLVTLLRQQSLIDPASPDGPASPGDALPAHPPRHLKEFARRVIVACLPYPVGARLVARFFGQPMVQRLLFRDEVRFLRQFYQLIEQPLVDEAAFIHQALTFRRGRLWRIAGRVRATPEDMNRWGEVVGWPRFQRAYEQGRGVVLVHAHTLSLSFARRVLERLMPSDLRALVSVAVAEGDLTDVEREAALQQRYVEQLYTCQKTLERGGIVSIAGDDRYGASRGVTVPFHGRQRAFKTGFAHLAVATGAPVLPVFSSSDLTGRTTIEFGEPLAYADQAPDEQVDALVRAYAAYLKEKWRGGAANVPPAKMRYHQALPPSAAP, from the coding sequence GCTCCTCTTCTTGCAGGAGGACGGCACGACGGAGTCCACCCCTCTCGGCCAGCTTCACGAGGAGGCCCTGCACTACGCCCGGAGCCTGCGTGCCCGAGGCGTCGCGCGGGGCGACCTGGTCATCCTCGTGTTCCCTCACTCGGGCGACCTCATCACGGCCTTCTTGGCCACGCTGTACCTAGGCGCGCTCCCGGCCATCGCCCCGTATTTCAACCCGCAGGCGCCCCTCGACGTGTACCAGGGGCAGGTCCAGAAGCTGGTAGCCTCCGTGGGCGCGCGTGCCGTCGCAACCTCGGCCGCGCTCGAACGAACCCTGATCCCGTTCCTCGCCGAGACCGGCTGCGAGGTGGTGGGACTCGCTGGGGAGCAGACGCCTGCGGACCCCGCGCCGCTCCACCCATACCTCGCCGCCGGACACGAGACCGCATACGTGCAATTCTCCAGCGGGACGACCAGCCTGCCCAAAGGGGTGATGCTGTCCCACGAGGCCGTGCTGGAGTACTTGCGCACCTCGTGTGACACGTTCGCCTATACCGAGGACGACGTCACCGTGGGCTGGCTCCCGCTGTACCACGACATGGGGCTGGTCACCCAGGTTCTGACACCGCTGCTGTCGGGCGTGCCCTCGGTGCTCATCTCGCCGTTCCACTGGATGCGCCGTCCCGAAGCCCTGCTGTCGGCCATCGACCGGTTCCGGGGCACGATCAGCTGGATGCCCAACTTCGCCTTCAGCTACTGCGTGCGGCGTACGCAGCGGCGCGACCTGACAGGCTTGGACCTCAGCAGCTGGCGCATCCTGGGCTGCGGCTCCGAGCCCATCCAAGCCGAGAGCCTGCACCGCTTCGCCGATCGGTTTGCGCCCTTCGGGTTCCGGCGCTCCGCGCTCCTGGCGGGATACGGGATGGCGGAGAACGTCGCCGGCATCACCTTCTCCCCGCTCGACCGGGAGCCGGACGTGGAGTGGGTCTCCGTGCCCGCTCTGCAGCAGCAACGAGCGGTTCCGGCCACGCGAGGCGGGGGCGACACCGTGGCCCTCGTCGGATGCGGGTACCCCAAACCCGGCATCACGCTGCGCATCACGGACGAAGCCGGTCAGCCTGTGCCGGAGCGCCAAGTCGGGGAAGTGTTCGTCCAGAGTCCGTGCCTCTTCGAGGGCTATCTCCGGCAGCCGGACGTGACGGAGGCTGCCTTCCACGGGGACTGGTTTCGCACGGGGGACCTGGGATATCTCGCTGAGGGGCAGCTCTTCCTGTGCGGACGCAAGAAGGACCTGATCATCGTGGGCGGCAGTAACGTGCACCCCGAGCACATCGAAGCCGCCGCGCGCGCGGCCCTGGGCGCGCAGGCGGGCCGGCTGGTCGCCTTCGGCGTGCCGGACGAGCGGGCTGGCACCGAGCGGCCCGTTCTGGTGTGCGAGGCGGCACAGCGCCTTCCCGATGCCGAGCGCGACGCGTTGGCGCAGCGGGTGCGCCAGCGGGCGTTCGACGAGCTAACGATCGCGCTGGGCGAGGTCTGCTTCGTCGACAAGGGCTGGATCGCCAAGACGACGAGCGGGAAGCTGGCGCGCGCGGCCAGCCGGCAGAAGTACCTCGGGCTGCGAGAGGATCGCGACGTCTCCCGATCCGAAGGGCCGCTCGACACGGCGCCGGCCGGGTCGCCGCAGGTGCTCGAACGGCAGCTGCAAACGCTGTTCGAAACCCAGCTCGGCGTCCACCCCATCGACCCCAGCGACAACCTCTTCACCGTCGGCGGCGACTCGATCCAGATCATGAGTGCGCTGGCGGAGATCGAGGCCCGCACGGGCCGGGACGTGCCACTCGAAGCCTGGATGCAGGACCCTACGATCGCGCACTTGGTGACGCTGCTCCGGCAGCAGTCCCTCATCGATCCCGCTTCCCCCGACGGTCCGGCGTCACCCGGTGATGCCCTTCCCGCTCATCCGCCCAGGCATCTCAAAGAGTTCGCTCGCCGGGTGATCGTGGCCTGTCTGCCGTACCCGGTCGGTGCCCGGCTCGTCGCGCGCTTCTTCGGCCAGCCGATGGTGCAACGGCTCCTGTTTCGTGACGAGGTGCGATTCCTGCGTCAGTTCTACCAGTTGATCGAGCAGCCGCTCGTGGACGAGGCCGCGTTCATCCACCAGGCCCTCACGTTCCGGAGGGGCCGTCTCTGGCGCATCGCTGGCCGCGTCCGGGCTACGCCGGAGGACATGAACCGCTGGGGCGAGGTCGTGGGGTGGCCCCGCTTCCAGCGCGCCTACGAGCAGGGGCGCGGGGTCGTGCTCGTGCATGCCCACACGCTCTCCCTCTCCTTCGCGCGGCGTGTTCTCGAGCGACTGATGCCCTCCGATCTCCGCGCGCTCGTCAGCGTGGCCGTGGCGGAGGGCGATCTGACCGACGTAGAGCGGGAGGCCGCCCTGCAGCAGCGCTACGTAGAGCAACTGTACACGTGTCAGAAAACGCTGGAGCGGGGCGGCATCGTCAGCATCGCGGGGGACGATCGCTATGGGGCGAGCCGAGGCGTGACCGTGCCCTTCCACGGCCGGCAGCGCGCGTTCAAAACGGGCTTCGCCCATCTCGCCGTGGCGACGGGCGCGCCGGTCCTCCCCGTCTTCTCATCCTCCGACCTGACGGGGAGGACGACGATCGAATTCGGCGAGCCGCTGGCCTACGCCGATCAGGCTCCCGACGAGCAGGTCGACGCTCTGGTCAGGGCCTACGCAGCCTATCTCAAAGAGAAGTGGAGGGGAGGCGCCGCGAACGTTCCCCCTGCCAAGATGCGCTACCACCAGGCGCTTCCCCCCTCGGCGGCTCCGTGA
- the tesB gene encoding acyl-CoA thioesterase II, giving the protein MRPALRDLLDLLDLEKIEENIFRGFNRNLGSKRVFGGQVLAQALVAAARTVEPDRVAHSLHAYFILPGDIEAPLVYDVDRIRDGGSFTTRRIRAVQHGRPIFNMSASFQRVEDGHEHQTTMPDVPGPDGLASEISLIRAIADRIPEPLRATYTQDRPFEFRPVDPVNPFAPEQRPAEHAVWFRAVDALPDDLAVHQSLLAYASDHGLLPTALRPHSLSWLQPDLQIASLDHAMWFHRPFRADEWLLYVTESPTASGARGFTRGSVYTQAGALVATVTQEGLMRLREPKG; this is encoded by the coding sequence ATGCGCCCCGCTCTCCGCGACCTGCTCGACCTCCTCGACCTCGAAAAGATCGAAGAGAACATCTTCCGTGGCTTCAACCGCAACCTCGGCTCGAAGCGCGTCTTCGGCGGGCAGGTGCTCGCGCAGGCGCTCGTCGCGGCGGCCCGGACGGTCGAGCCGGACCGCGTGGCGCACTCGCTCCACGCCTACTTCATCCTCCCCGGTGACATCGAGGCCCCGCTCGTCTACGACGTGGACCGCATCCGCGACGGCGGCTCCTTCACGACGCGGCGCATCCGCGCGGTGCAGCACGGCCGGCCGATCTTCAACATGTCGGCCTCGTTCCAGCGCGTCGAGGACGGGCACGAGCACCAGACGACGATGCCCGACGTGCCCGGACCCGACGGCCTCGCCTCGGAGATCTCCCTCATCCGCGCGATTGCCGACCGCATCCCGGAGCCCCTCCGCGCGACCTACACCCAGGACCGCCCGTTCGAGTTCAGGCCCGTCGATCCGGTGAACCCCTTCGCCCCCGAGCAGCGCCCGGCCGAGCACGCCGTGTGGTTCCGCGCCGTCGACGCCCTGCCGGACGACCTCGCCGTCCACCAGAGCCTCCTCGCCTACGCCTCCGACCACGGCCTCCTGCCCACGGCACTCCGCCCGCACAGCCTCTCGTGGCTCCAGCCCGACCTCCAGATCGCCAGCCTCGACCACGCGATGTGGTTCCACCGCCCCTTCCGCGCCGACGAGTGGCTGCTCTACGTGACGGAGAGCCCAACGGCGTCCGGCGCGCGCGGCTTCACGCGCGGCTCGGTCTACACCCAGGCGGGCGCGCTCGTCGCCACCGTGACGCAAGAAGGGCTGATGCGCCTGCGTGAACCGAAGGGATAA
- the queF gene encoding preQ(1) synthase — translation MNDSPDIAERLAEARERALHHTEQSLEHMARYGIRPEGQVGLFLPPEARQSEIHRMPYEHAARQVVVYETEMGEFSALCPFSGLPDFGTLRIEYVPGSWLLELKSLKYYLISWRNIGAAQEDITALMYEDLHRWLGDPERLVVTTVYNVRGGINTTCTVDSREQGNEEPKSGRAEEGKRA, via the coding sequence ATGAACGACTCGCCCGACATCGCCGAACGCCTCGCCGAAGCGCGCGAGCGCGCCCTCCACCACACTGAGCAGTCGCTCGAACACATGGCCCGCTACGGGATCCGGCCCGAGGGGCAGGTCGGCCTCTTCCTCCCGCCCGAGGCGCGGCAGAGCGAGATCCACCGGATGCCGTACGAGCACGCCGCGCGACAGGTCGTCGTGTACGAGACGGAGATGGGCGAGTTCAGCGCGCTCTGCCCGTTCTCCGGCCTGCCCGACTTCGGCACGCTCCGCATCGAGTACGTGCCCGGCTCGTGGCTGCTGGAGCTGAAGAGCCTGAAGTACTACCTCATCTCGTGGCGCAACATCGGCGCGGCGCAGGAGGACATCACGGCGCTGATGTACGAAGACCTCCACCGCTGGCTCGGCGACCCCGAGCGCCTCGTCGTGACGACGGTCTACAACGTGCGCGGCGGCATCAACACGACGTGCACCGTCGACAGCCGGGAGCAGGGAAACGAAGAACCGAAGAGCGGAAGAGCGGAAGAGGGAAAGCGCGCGTAG